From Daucus carota subsp. sativus chromosome 6, DH1 v3.0, whole genome shotgun sequence, the proteins below share one genomic window:
- the LOC108226813 gene encoding transcription factor HEC1 — protein MDTEMLKSVPEDQIDVLMMMQTDEISDFDIVPEIPLPHVEFPQENNISTSKISVLHHSTENSSTFINRPSDNICFAGYPSGQESAEHRILSNSNKGPWRNEEESPRQEEKQNAMAGMKEMIFRIAAMQPIHIDPESVKPPKRRNVKISKDPQTIAARHRRERISEKLRILQRLVPRGTEMDTASMLDEAIHYIKFLQNQVQTLERTNRPAPGIGSPVPLSSASFIPMQQATKGYQQLLDK, from the coding sequence ATGGATACTGAGATGCTGAAATCTGTTCCGGAGGACCAAATAGATGTGCTGATGATGATGCAGACGGACGAAATTTCCGATTTCGATATCGTCCCTGAAATACCACTACCCCATGTGGAATTTCcgcaagaaaataatattagcACCAGCAAAATAAGTGTCCTGCATCACTCTACTGAAAACTCATCAACTTTTATCAACAGGCCATCGGACAATATTTGTTTCGCAGGCTATCCATCCGGTCAAGAATCTGCGGAGCATCGTATCTTATCTAACTCGAACAAGGGGCCGTGGAGGAACGAAGAGGAGTCTCCTCGCCAAGAGGAGAAGCAAAACGCGATGGCTGGAATGAAGGAGATGATATTTAGGATAGCGGCTATGCAGCCGATTCATATTGACCCTGAATCAGTGAAGCCACCCAAGAGAAGGaatgtgaagatatcaaaagacCCTCAGACCATAGCTGCAAGACACCGCAGAGAAAGGATTAGCGAGAAACTTAGGATACTGCAGAGGCTTGTTCCGAGAGGGACAGAGATGGACACAGCCTCAATGTTAGATGAAGCCATCCACTATATTAAGTTCTTGCAGAATCAGGTGCAAACGCTGGAAAGGACGAATAGGCCAGCTCCGGGAATAGGGTCTCCAGTGCCATTGTCGAGTGCGAGTTTCATTCCTATGCAGCAGGCAACAAAAGGTTACCAACAGTTACTAGACAAATAA